The following DNA comes from Geobacter sp..
CGGCTCGCTCTTCCTCGATGGCAGGTACGTCGGGAAGTCCGTAATCGTCTCCCCGGCTAGCACCTTTCCCTTGTCGTCGAGCAGGCGGACCGTCAGCTCCAGGTCCCGCAGGTATCCGATGCGGTGGTTGGCCACTATTCCGGCCACCAGGATCTCGTGGTCTTTGCGTTTCGCCTGCCAGGCGATCTCGACATCGAAGCTCCGGACGGAATGGGGGGCAAAGGGGGGATTGGCGTCGAATTCCCGGCGGTAGGCGCTGCAGGCAGTCATTACCAGCAGGAGCAGAACGGCGATGATCGTTCGCATGTTCATGGCAGCACCTCGGACAGGGTTGACGTCGTGGAGGTCATGACCTTGAGCCATGACCGGCCCCGTCACGCAAGGGCTCTATATTGGCAGGGGTGTAGACTATTCCGGTGGTCGCCCGGTAGTGCATCAGGCATACGGCAGCCGAAACGACAAAGCAGATGCCCGCCAAGAGGCATGAGGAAGGATTCGGGGCCGGGTCCCCCGAGAACAGCAGGACGCACGACGGGAAGAGCAGTATGACGAGATAGAAGTGCCCATAGAACAGCCTGCCCAGCGGCCGTTGCGTCTTTTCGGACCACTGGTGCCACATGGCCGCGACCCGGAACGTGTCGGCATTCTCCTGGCCCAGGCGTCTTCTGATCTCCGCTTCGTAGCGCTGGATCTCCCTGAGGTAGAAGAGGACCACCGACTGCTTCATGAGGGCGGCATAGCCGATGATGCCCAAAGCCAGCACGATCAGGAGATACCCCAGGAGGAGGTAGACCTGCTGGGCTTGCGCGCCGCTTCCGGAGATCTGCCCCAAAAGCGGCTTCCAGGAAAGGAGCGCCCCGACGCCACCGAGCAGCTTGATGTCCTCAAAGGCATTGCACGTCAGGTTCTCGCTATGATCGGCCAGCCGTGCGAGTTCCCGGTAATAGATCTCCAGCGCTTGTTTGTCGGTCTCACTTGACACTGGTTTCCCTTTCCTTATCACTCACCAAAGAGCTGTTGGTTCCTGATTGTACGCGGAGCGTTACTGATTCAGCGCTTTGAACATGAGGGGAAGAAGGAAGCCTATCAATAGCAGTGTCATGCCTGGACGGAGCAGGTTAACGGTTTTCATGTTTCCTCCCCTGACAGCCGTGACAACATGATTTGCCGCTGAGAGAGCAAAAAACAGCAGCATTGCCGTAACGATGGTGGCATCGGCATATCTTCCCCAATCCATGAGATATACGAGTAAAGCCGTTACTGCTGTAGCCGCATTGGCCAGGCCTGATTGAATTTGATAGGCCCGATCGGGCGCATAACCAATCTTTTCTGATGCAGCCTCTCCCAGAATCAAGGATTCAAAGGCCACCGTGCCTGACATGATCATGACTACAAACGGTCCAATGACATGAAATCGCGATATCGCATCCCCGTCGGGGAAAAAGGCGAAAAAAATGACGAGCCCTATGCCACAGGGTCTAAGCCACTCAATCATCACGGCAAGATTATTTCTTGTCATTTCGGCTTCCTGCCTGCTGTATCGGTCTGACCGCCGGCCATCGGGCCTGCATTACTGCAGCCTGACGCTCGTCTCCCCCTGGGCGACGACATCGACCGACAGCCGGTCATCCTGCACCTTTGCTTCGCCGAGCGACAGCGCCGTAACGGCACCGGTCAGCATCAGATGGTCGGCCACGCGCACGGACGACAGCGTTCCGCACATCTTCGTGCGCGCCTTCTCCAGCTGCCCCACGATGGCGGCGTCGAGCTTCTCCTTGATGGTGCTGCGGATGGTGCTGCTGAACAGCCAGCCCCCGGCGCTGATCAGCATCCCGGCGTTGCGGGTATCGAAATCGACATCCTCGAAGGTCAGGGTATTGCTCTGCGGGTTGAACACCGGCTTCGCCAGGATCGTCAGCTCGCCGTCGAAATCTCCGGTGGCGGTCAGCACGATGACCAGCCGCCCCTCCTCCCCCTTCAGGTTGAAGCTCTTCACCGTGATCTTCTTCTCCTCGCCGAAGGTCTTGTCGATCAGCACCGGGTTCAACGCCGTCACCAGGTCGGCAAAATGGATCTCGGTGGCGAGCTGGACATGGAACCTCTTGTCGAAGCCGAACAGCTCCTGCATCTGCGGCAGCGGCCGCACCGGGGCGTCGGCCGGCTTCGGCCCGACCGTGATCTCCGCACCGGTTATAAGCCCGATGGACATCCGGATACGGTTGTTCATCGCCAAGAGCGGGCTCATGACGATCTTTTCCGGGGTCAGCCGCAGCCAGGCGCTGAATTCCTTGCTTACCAGCCGCGGGGTGAACGCCTGCTGCCAGAGCGGAGCAACCTTGGCCCGAAGCTGCACGGCGTCGTTGACCTTGGCATCGATGATCGGCTCCAGCAGCCTCTGCACCGGCTGCGAGATATTCTCGACCGCGCTCCTCGGGTTGAGGGAGAGCGGCCCGATGGAGAACTTGTCGGCCAGATTGTCCGACAGCCCGGTGTAGTAGAGCTCGGTCTTCAGCCGCCAGTCCGGCCTGACGCTGACCCTGGCCTTGAACCTGAGCCCCGCCCGGAGCGGATAGCTCTCGTAGAACGAATAGCCGAAGGTCAACTGGACCGGCAGCGTAAAATAGACGAAATTGTCCGACGCTGAAACGGCCACCGGCCCGGTGCGGAGCACCGTCACCGAGGTTCCCAGCAGACCCTGCCCCTTGTAGAGTGCCGTGGGGAGAGACTTGTTGATGATGGCGGCCAGATCTGCCGCAGAGGTCTCCACGCTCAGGTTGATCGAAGATGGCGGCACGGCGGCAACGGCGCCGCCGGAAGTGAGCAGCAGGAGCAGGATGGTGATGAGCAGACGGGATATCATGGTGATCTCTTTCTTCCGCTGATGCGGGGA
Coding sequences within:
- a CDS encoding DUF4403 family protein, with the translated sequence MISRLLITILLLLLTSGGAVAAVPPSSINLSVETSAADLAAIINKSLPTALYKGQGLLGTSVTVLRTGPVAVSASDNFVYFTLPVQLTFGYSFYESYPLRAGLRFKARVSVRPDWRLKTELYYTGLSDNLADKFSIGPLSLNPRSAVENISQPVQRLLEPIIDAKVNDAVQLRAKVAPLWQQAFTPRLVSKEFSAWLRLTPEKIVMSPLLAMNNRIRMSIGLITGAEITVGPKPADAPVRPLPQMQELFGFDKRFHVQLATEIHFADLVTALNPVLIDKTFGEEKKITVKSFNLKGEEGRLVIVLTATGDFDGELTILAKPVFNPQSNTLTFEDVDFDTRNAGMLISAGGWLFSSTIRSTIKEKLDAAIVGQLEKARTKMCGTLSSVRVADHLMLTGAVTALSLGEAKVQDDRLSVDVVAQGETSVRLQ